From a region of the Calliphora vicina chromosome 4, idCalVici1.1, whole genome shotgun sequence genome:
- the c12.1 gene encoding protein CWC15 homolog, which produces MTTAARPTFDPARGGSGKGEKDLSALSKQYSSRDLPGHTRLKYRETGQGTSDELRARDFRKELDEREREVRPNKNLPSIVRKAIEANNSSSSTGGSSSKRAKLDQTAAPVNLDADDPVDNDTSDSDSDSEDEDDTAALLAELNKIKHERLQETTRKEQEKKQEEERIRMENILSGNPLINYAAGSAATAANTKPTADLKVKRRWDDDVVFKNCARTEPEKKSHFINDSLRSEFHKKFMEKYIK; this is translated from the exons atgaccACAGCAGCAAGGCCCACATTCGATCCTGCCAGAGGAGGCAGTGGTAAGGGAGAGAAAGATTTAAGTGCCTTGAGTAAACAATATTCCAGCAGAGATTTGCCAGGCCATACAAGATTGAAATACAG AGAAACTGGTCAAGGCACATCCGATGAATTGCGTGCCCGTGATTTCCGCAAGGAGTTGGATGAACGCGAACGTGAAGTCagacccaacaaaaatttgccCTCCATTGTGCGCAAAGCCATAGAAGCCAACAATTCCTCAAGCAGTACTGGAGGCTCCAGCAGCAAAAGAGCCAAATTAGATCAAACTGCAGCTCCCGTTAATTTAGATGCTGACGATCCCGTGGACAATGACACCTCCGACAGTGACTCGGATTCAGAAGATGAAGATGATACTGCTGCCTTGTTGGCCGAACTTAATAAAATCAAACACGAACGTTTACAGGAGACTACACGCAAAGAACAAGAAAAGAAACAAGAGGAAGAACGCATACGTATGGAAAACATTTTATCGGGTAATCCCTTGATTAACTATGCTGCTGGTTCTGCTGCCACAGCGGCCAATACAAAACCAACAGCTGATTTAAAGGTTAAACGTCGTTGGGACGATGATGTAGTGTTCAAGAATTGTGCTCGTACGGAACCGGAAAAGAAATCACATTTTATTAATGATTCGTTGCGTAGTGAATTTCACAAGAAATTTATGgagaaatatattaaataa